In the Amblyraja radiata isolate CabotCenter1 chromosome 12, sAmbRad1.1.pri, whole genome shotgun sequence genome, TACATTTATAGTttttttctagataactgtacaaAATCTCAATTGACTCAATTTTCTCCCATGAAGTACATCTCAGTGTTTCCTTATTGTTAAAGATGCTTTATAAATGTTAGTTATTGTTAAGAAGATGATCACATTTTCAAGGCAATCTCTTCACCCACAATAAACAAAAGGGAATTgggaaaggagaagttgttgcaaAACCTTTTAGCTGAGACCAAACAGTGCCTACTTGCCCCAAACACTCAATCCCTAACATAGAgagcaaaaagagacacaaattgTATTGTAGATAACCTGTGGATGAAGAATTAAGGGGGGACTCTAATAAAGGATGACAGTAAAGCATGTCCTTAACTGAATCATTATAACACGTTTTCTTATGGCCTCCTGTTTCAAATTTATTATCTCGGCCAATAAATATTGGAGAAACCCAGATTTGTTTGTGTTATTGGCTTTGATACATTTGAATCTATAGCTTCTGTTATAAGATCAGCTTTCTTTGCCTTGGTTGTCCAGTATTTCCATGAAAAGGGAGAGAATATGATTCGAGATGGGACACTTTTGTAACTTCCCTACGATTGAATAACTGTGGCAGGGCTCACTCATGAAAAATTCCACTTGAGGGACATACTGCATGATTGCTGGCTCCCATGGAACTAGACTCTAACAAGCAGCTCCAGttaggaagggaggagaggaaaaTTGCCACGTATCTCTCTTCGTCAGCCCTTCTTATGATCCGTTCACCTATTACTTTTTAATCATTCAGAATGGGTTCTTGCAATCATGATCAATACTTCCATTAATCTAGTTAATTACTAACAGACACATAACACAAAGTTTAGGATTTATTCTGCTGTTAGTGTTTGCTTCACATTTCTACAATATGGGCACCAAATGCTAATATTAGTTAttactctctcgctctctctcagtCGTGTCACCAGGatccaacacaatttacatagaCATGTCTGCCCTTTCTCTGATTGTCCAACTAGTTTTGTAGTTCTTGCAATGAGATAAATTCGTACATTCTTGCTCTTTTGAAGAAAGAATACTTATCTTTGGCCTTCCCACTCAAAATGCTTTAGTTTTGGTATTCAGTCCAACTTATTTGTTATAGTTCCACAACTGTACAGATTATTTGGTCCACacatccatgctggccatcaaatACCAATCCATATTAATGCTATTCTCCAGCAAATGGCCCATAGCCTTCAATCCCTGGTTATTTGATTGCTCAATTAGATTTGTAAATCTTATCAGAGTCTTCAGTCTCATCCACtccactcacatttatccatcacTACGTTTCAGAATTATTTTCTAGGTGAAAAAAAATACTTCTTAAATGCCTTCCAATCCCTTAGCATAAATATATGTCCTTTGGGTTTAAACACCTCTGTTGTGGAGAAAAAATGTATTGTTTACACTATTAATGCCACTCATTATTTGTATACCTTagtcaggtctctcctcagcctccactGCTCCAAGGAAACCCCAACCTACAAAGTCTCTCTTCATAACTGAAATGTTTCATCCCAGACAAAATCCAGATGAATCACCTTTGCATCCTCTCCAGTGCAATTGTGTCTTTCCCGTACTGTGATGTCCAGAACTGCATACTCTATCGCAGCAGTGGCTTAATCAGAGTTTTAAAACATTATACcataccttcctgctcctatactcggtTGTGGCTCATGAAGACAAGTATCAAGAAAGTCTTCCTAGCCATCTTATCAgcctgtgttgctactttcagaccGTACCACTGCCCCATTCTCCCTAGGGGTCCTCTCAGTCATTTGTGTATGTCCCTTTTCTTGTTAGTCTTCCCAGAAGGCATCAAGTAACAAACCTCTTGGAGGTGCACTTCCCTAGACAGTCCCAATATGAAGGTAGTAACCTACTTTTAAAATGTGTCAGTTgaataaatcaaaacaaaaagTTGAATCTAAATTTGCCCACAGTAACTGATAATGAGCTTTGCTGGTAACCAATAAGCAATTTGTTTGAATGGCTTTCAATAGCTGCAAAACACCAGCATCAAGAGCTGCTAACTTTCAGTGTTGTCCCAAATGCTTAATGTAAGTTTTATCATGAGATTAAAACCCAATTCTTGAAGATTTTGCTATTCTAATATTTATGTATATTTTTCTGAATAGTTAGACGTAGGAATTCCTTCCATGACAAAGTGCTGCAATCAACATGATCGTTGTTATGATACTTGTGGTAATACTAAACAGGAGTGTGATGAAATGTTTCAGTACTGCCTTTCCGTAATTTGCAGAAATGTACAAAAAACATTAGGAATGGATGCAACTGTACAGGGTAAGTGTAGGTAACACATGTTGTTTATTACATTCAACTGAAACGTTACTGCTAATGAAGCATTGACATTGTCCATGGGGATTTATCACCACAAGATGCCGTAAATCGGAGCAATAACCCAGATTTTATGGAATAATGATTTGTCTCATCCGTGCCCCCATTCAATAGGGATAACAACCTGTCTTAACATGAACTCACTCCATGTTCATACTATACCAACATGAAAACTGATAAACAAGTTCTAGAACAATGGCACTTCTGGTTCCATTCAATGGGAGATACTGAACGCTAATTTGTTTAGTATATCATAAAATAGATATGAGTAAGAAAGGAATTTGGCTCATCATTATCCATCTAACCATTCATTTTGGGTGATTCTAACATACCCTAGTTGGTGCCATTAATTTACTCCATTGTTTTAGGCTCCACTGCCTCATCAGAGAGATTAAAGTACACACCGCTGTTACTGTGACGAAAGATTTCCTGATGCCAGTCTCAAATGATCACTTACTAGGTTGAATTAATCCCCTTGATAAGCTTTGAGCTTTTTACATTGAGGGTTAAAGGTTAAAGCTCTTATTTTGAAAAAATGAACTCAATTCAATACTCAAAGTGGATTTTAATCTGCACATTATTGTCACAGTAGACTTTTCCAGACAACTAAGGCATCCACTGTGATGGTTTCTGCTGTTAATGCCTTTGTGAATACAATTATTAAGGTTGAGGCAGGTTAAAGAATCattaaggatggagagagagtgatcAAAGGGGCTGTAGAAGTCATTGAAAGTATGGGGTCCAATTGCTGTGCAAGACGAACAGTCACTGTTGATGCTAAAGCCACTTCTTGCCTTAGACAAATGACCACCCTAAGAGAATATTTGCCTCTGGACTGTAAAGCTATGTCAAGGTTTAAGGAACTTAAACCAGCCAGCCAATTTGCTTATGGCAGAGTCTCACACACAGCAAATAGTTTGGGTTATGTTTaaggttcaaaacacaatattcaGTGCTCATCTTTTAATAGTGACCTTGTTACGTGTGACCACAAGAGCATTTAGGGTCTCAGAAACTACAAAATTTCAATTTTTGAACACCACCATGcctttgaaaaaaaatgttttcccccaGAGTAGACCTGATCATGATGGTTTGTATGTCAAAGCACACTCTTGAAATTTGACTGTGCACATCCAATCATGcattcatagagacatacagcacgaaacagagctttcaacccactgagtccatgctaaccatcaactaaccatttacattaatccaatactaatcccatttaaaaaaaaaattctgttctCATTCCCATCAAActttcccagattctaccacttgccTACACACCAGAGTGCAATTTACAACGGCTGATTAACATACCTGGAGGATACCCATGTGATCattgggagaatatgcaaactccacatagacagtgcCCATGGACAGGATTTAACCTGTATTTCTAGAGCTGTGTGGTAACATTTTTGCTAGCTGTGCCATTGCATCATCCAATTCCATTTTATGCAGACCAGCTATCTTTCATGTTtgacacacatatatgtatatcatacatgacctgctgagtactccagcattttgtgtcttattgaTATCATTCCCTGTGCTGGGAGGCAATTATTCACAGGATTGGTGCTGGTTCTGGGCTCAGTGCAATGTATATTAATGACACGGATGAAGGAAGTGTAACAtattcaaatttgcagatgatacaaagatggaTCTAAAAGTAAGTTTTCAGACACAAATAGTCAACAGAGGGGTGTGGATAAGTCACGTAACTGAGCAAAAAAAGATGGAATATTATGAGGGGAAAGTTGTCCGCTTTGGTTAAAAAAGGAAAGCAAagttttatttaaattatgtaaaccTAATGGGTTCCAGTGGCCTCATGCAAGAAACGCAAAATCATGATATGAGTATAGCAAATAGTTAACGTAAATAGAATGTTAGCCTTCTATAATGGTATGTAAAAGTTAGGCCGTCTTGCTGCATCTGCCTTGGGTGAGGTACTGGAGATAGCCAATGTGTACCTTAGTTTAAAAAGGGAAATagggataatccaggaaatttgGGCCATTGAGAGGATTCTTGAGGATAAGATTTTTGTTCTTGCTTTGGGAAGAAAATGGGCTGATTGGGGACCATGAGCATATCTTTGTCTAGGGCAGGTCATTaatggagttttttgaggagatgacaaAGGAGATgaatgagggtagggcagtgtaTATTGTCTTCCAGGACATTAGTAAGGCAATGATGCCTGtggtaggctggtccagaagattaagatgcatggaattCATTGTGACTTGGcactttggattcagaactgatttACCCATAGAAGACTGAGTAGTGGTGGAAGGGTATTATTCTGCTGGCAGTCTGACTGACAGTATTCTGCAAGGATCAGTGTTAGACCTCTGTGATATATATACATtactatatatcaatgattttgacaaaaatgtaaatgggttggttaaagtttgcagacaacacaaaaatTGGTGGAATTACAGACAGTTGGAATTGAATGTTGTCAAAGGATACAACAGGATCGGTTACACATTATGGgtgaagaagtggcagatggagtttaatcagggcaagtgtgagatgttgcactttgggaggtcaaatgtgagGGGAAAGCATAGTTAATGGTAGGACACAAATTTAGAGGCCCAAGGCCatggctccctgaaagtagcatcacaAGTAGACAAAGTGGAAACAAAGGCTTGTGGTAAGTTTGCCTTCATCAAGTGGGGGTTTCAGTCTAAGAGTCAATAAGTCACATTGCAACTTTATAAAATTTTagtaagaccacatttggagtattgtgtgcaatactggttgacccattacaggaagggtgtggaggctctggagagggtgcagaagaggttttccaGGATGTTGCCTagtttagagggcattagctttgtggagaggttggacaaacaggGATCGTTTTCCCAAGAGGTTAGAGGAgtgacctaatagaagtatatacaaataagatagacagtcagaacattttcccTCAGATGAAAATGCCAAAAACTAGATAAAACTTTAAAATGAGAGGAGGAACGTTTAATGGAGATGCATGAGGCACGTTTTTACATAGAAAGTGGTCGGTGTCTGGGGTTGTGGTTGAAGCAGAgactagtggcatttaagaggattttagattctCATGAATATGCAACGAATGGAGAATATGGATCATTTTCCAGTAGAAAGGAtaagtttaatttagcatcatgttcggcacagacatcgtggtcTGAACGGGCATGTTCCATTGTTGTGCTGTTCTGTGTTCCTAACTGTAAAGCTTTAGTGAATAGCTGGAGTATTGCATTCATTTTTGATCTCCTTATGAAAGGAAGGATGTACTTGACTTGGAGATGATAGGATTTCAGTTGCTCCAGTCTTGTTCCTAAAATCTTTTTCTACTCTTTTCATATATTCATCATCTCCTCCACCATAACTGTTTGGGgtagaaattcctcctaatcacGGTCTGAATTGGGTGACCTCTTATTCTGAGCCTATTTGCGATATCACAATATCTTCTCAACTTCAGTTTTATATTTTGTTAAGATCACCTCTCACTCTTCTGAACTCTAGTGAATGTAGAATCAACCATTCATACATCAACCTCTTCATCTATGAATCAGCCTAGTGAACTTACGCCAATGCAAGCCTGAAATAAAGACATCAAAACTTTATGCAGTCTTATTAGTAGACTGTAACATTGCATTAAAACTTTCCAACTTTTATACTACATTATCCTTTTACAGTGTCCTTCCATTGGTTGTCCTTATCTACCCTGTTTGATACATCCTCTGAGAACTTGAAAATATTTGTCAATTCCTCTTTCTTAAAATTATGTTGCTTGTCTGATGACATTCTAAATGCCATGCTACTATAATAATTGAATTCAGCATTTTCCTAATTAATGTATGGTTTATTATAGCTTCTTGCTTTCTGTCTGTTCTCCTGAATAGTGGTCTTTCATTTGTTAGGGGCTTCCAATGCTCTGGGACTTTAACCAGAACCCAGGGAATTTTGGTGGAGAACAAACAACACATCCAGTATCTCTGCAGCCTCTTCTTTTAAGACCTAGAGTACAGCTCCAGGAGACTTGTCTGTCTTTAGACCCATTGGCTTGTCCACTACAGATTTTTGAGGGTTTTTTTAAACTAGAGGAAATCGACTGTTAGAGAGATCAGGCAGGAAAGAACAAGTTAGTCATGATCTTGTCGAGTAGGCTAGAGACACTCAAAAGCAAATTCTAAGTATCATGTTCTTCTTCTAATGGGTTGCAAAATTGTGCTAGTATATTTCCAGCGCAGCAGATATccattttttaaaagaaaaataacCTAATTGAAAGCTATATTGTCAATATGAAAACAATACAGGAATTAGATATAATTATTTAAATCTTCATCTATATAATGAAAGTAAAAATTCAAAATGTATTGATGATTGCTTATTTATTAATACCAGTCATTTTTACCAAAGAAACAAACctaattttgtttttctctttttgtaTAGCTTGTGAGAACGCTGTAGAACTGCTTTTTAATGCAATCATGCATTTGGGATGCAAACCCTACCTAGACAGTCAGAGGGCCTCGTGCATGTGTGCTTATGAAGAAAAATTTGATCTTTGATGTGAAGATTGAAAAAAACAAATGTTTTAAATAAGAACCAACTGCTCAATTAATCTGAAatattgttttctcaggaattgTTTAATTGTGTCAGATATATAATAACATTCCATTATGTAATAAAAATGTTTACATAATTTAAAATTTGAATTATTTACATGTTAATATACCAGATGTATATTTTAACACTAGTGCCCAGCATATTGCAGTTTCCTGCTCTTGCATTGAGTTTAATCTTCTGAGATGCACCCATTTAAacatttaatgtttattttattcccCCACTTTTTCCACATGTGAAGAGGAGAAAAGTCCAAAATCTGAATTAAGAAACCAGTCTCATATGCCACCTATTGGCAGGTTATTGAGTGACTTTTCCACATGACCAATTGAGAATAAATCTGGACTTTGGCAGTTTTTAAATCGATTGTAGAAATTGTAAATAtattgaatttaatttatttaaaatgGGAAGTTAAATCAAGATTAACTTAATCTGAAATAAATATGCCTTGCATTGTAAAAAAATAGACCCAGGTTACCAAACCTACTACCTGTACAAACATAGGTTGCTTATTTCTGTGAGCACTAGAAATTGGAACATgtaacatcaggcagcatctttagaggaaGATACTGAGCTGAGGTTTTGTCTTGCTAACCACAAATGTTTGAAATAGTTGAACTGATTTTTTGTTTATAGATTGTATTGGTTAGAATAGTGGGATGCTAACTTGTGATATTAATGTTGTCAATTGAGAGAAATGACAATGTTGACCAGTCCTCATCATGAGGTATAAAATGTAAGAGCAATAAAATGGAAGAGCAATAAAATGAAAGAGCAATaaaatggaatcaaaaatatatatCAAAGGAAACATTTACAAAATGTAATATGGGCAGGGTTGTAATGAATTTGTGAAGAATTTGTGAAAagacatagagctatacagcatggaaacaggccctttagcccccaTTTTCCTTACTGACCAAACTGGCATATGGGCTAATTCCATATGCCTATagttggcccatatctctttattcctatccatatatctatccaatgtATTTTAAAAACTGTAATTGTATCCGCTTCTTTAGCTTCCTCTGATTGCTCATTCCAGACACGAACTAACATCTGAgtgaagttgcccctgaggttccaCTTAAATCTCTCCACTCATTTTAGGTTATGCCTCTACCCTGcaaaaaagactgtgagcattcactttatccatgcccctcatgatcttgtaagaCGATCCCTTAGTCTCCTATGTTCCAAATAAAAAAAGTCTTAGTCTATCCACAAGCTATAACACAAGCCCAGGTAATATGTGAAtctcttttgcaccctttccaactattTCTAACTATTGGAATAATAGTGACTCATCATTATTCGGAATTCATCCAATAGTGGTCATGTCATCAGAGAATTTAAAGATAAAGGTGGAACTATGGGTATCGAGTGGGTGAGCAGGAGACTAAATGTATTCTtgaggtgcccctgtgctgatggttttcgaggaggaagtgttgttgccaattcgtgCCGATTGTATTTTATTgatcaggaagttgaggatccagttgaaaAAGGATGTGCAGATACCCAGTTCCTTGAGCTTGGTAACGTTTGGAGGGgacgatggtgttgaatgctgagctgtagtctatgaacaacgacctgacatatgtgtttttattgtccaaatagtccactgtggggatgtttgtgttgtggactactgtgtttttgtggggggttttttaattttattttttttatgactgtaagggaaagagaatttccttgtctcttaattgaagacattgacaataaattgaatcaaatcaaatcaaatcctcGTAAAAcatctctgcgctctttccagcttaatgacatcttccaTATAGCAgaatgatcaaaactgaacacaattttccAAGTGTGGGTCACCAACATCttgcaaaattaaaacaaaatatcccaacttttgactgatgaaggccaatttgccaaaagcttcttcaccaccttatatATCAGTGACACcgttttcaaggaactatgtacttgtactcctcaatccctctgcactacaacactacccagggtCCTATCGTTCACTGTGAGGGTCctgcctggtttgacttcccaaagtacaacacctcacactcatCTGAATTAAACACCACTTGTCATTCCTCAGCCGACTTgctcagttgatcaagatcctgctgtaattcatGATATCCATGATCATTGACCACCTAttctagtatcatctgcaaacttactaatcataccttgtatattctcatccaaatcatatagatgacaaacagtgatgggctcagcaccaatccctgaggcatacCACTCGTCACAAGCCTCCTGTCCGTTAAACAACTTTCCACCGCCATCCTGTGCTTGCTACAATAAAGCTAATTCTGTATCTAGTTTGCGAAAGCTCTTGGGATCCTATATAGAGTAGCCTACTTTGCTGAACCTTATGAAAGGCCTTGCTGAGGTCCATATAGACTGTCTACGGCCCTGCCCTCATTCACCTTCTtggttagattttttttaaaatcagattCGTAAAACATGATCAtccatgcacaaaaccatgctgactataccTATTAATCCCTGTTCTTCCAAATGAATTAATATCTTATACCTCAGAATGGTCTTAAATAAAACGTGCTTAAAGAATTATTCAGGATAATTTGGCTTACCTACATTCCAAATAGTTATTTCCTGCACTCCATCATTTCCCCTGCAACATCCTCGAAGATGTAATTTTGCATTCTCTGCAGTCGTTTTACTTGCAGAAGCTCTTAAACCATGTATTCCTTCCTGATTTATCATTCCATTTTCCCTCCGTCAGCCAATGATGATGTTTAAGATCTTCATTGCCATTGAAAGTGATCCATCCTAAGATATATAGAGGTCATGAATGTTGTAGAtagaaaataaaattatattcCCAAGATAAACAGTAAATCCGAGGACTGGGATCATTTTAGAAATCAGCAAAGGTTAACCAAAATATGGATAAGCAGAGGAGGGGGAATGGAATAGGAACATGGAGCACCTGGTACAGTGTTCAAGTATTTCCTTTGCTGCATTCCTCTCAACCATTGTTTACGCAGGAATAATTTACTGCAGAGGAATGGAATTCTAGTTTATTTTATTCCCTTTTGGGGGCATACAGATGTGTGGAATTTCAGAAACATAAACCTCGTTATTAACTGATCTTTATGTTGTTAACCATCAGGCCTAACCTTTGCAGTGAGCTCAATTTGTTTTCAGTGAGCAAGTGCAGGAATATCTGGTAACTTGTGTGTAAGTGCCCACAAGCCGTGT is a window encoding:
- the pla2g12a gene encoding group XIIA secretory phospholipase A2; protein product: MHLLISVFVGITLWSCGCHSEDADFKDWRGKLKTIRNGIHKIDTYLNAALDLLGGEDGLCKYKCSDGSKPVPRYAFKPPPPNGCGSPVFGVHLDVGIPSMTKCCNQHDRCYDTCGNTKQECDEMFQYCLSVICRNVQKTLGMDATVQACENAVELLFNAIMHLGCKPYLDSQRASCMCAYEEKFDL